From Larus michahellis chromosome 8, bLarMic1.1, whole genome shotgun sequence, one genomic window encodes:
- the LOC141747471 gene encoding E3 ubiquitin-protein ligase HECTD3-like has translation MCAGGEAPHQVLGRLRFLLQCSECFRRARPLPAALCYVPREVQYKICKDPTAAAAAARSLLSVWDSPGPARGGKRAARATIEVRKGGCLRATGEEYCNGAGLWVKLSKEQLEEYTGNHDLAEGWLLAQRFGEGGDKLVRVESVEKIQWQHQTLGVDYKPAVSWEQVVDLTYPVRLGEKPILIEQDETAVQKFRSVPPGWSYEHDMELGCFLYDHKKRELQREDCTKEHLSSIEVSSQVEDCGVAHLTDNQTYTSWESNGPPGQHWVRLNMKKGTIVKRLWLMLDGQASSYIPRRVAVYGGAPNRLQHLRTVLINENSFQDVCILRDMKTHLPVLEIRILECRDQGYNVRLRGIKIRSFWEWDLILNADMFQPAQLVRYPLLEGVDADVLYRRAVLIQRFVQLLDSVLHYLIPFPEDSIGTFDALRSMKPFLLLSKQSAALITHCLRSSESTPPHTLPKLYINRHLAWEHRANPALDPSCRNAVFTQLYESLRSSKSSQPLDYRWPLSYSQWWECEFITEGIVDNGGGFRDSLSDVSEELCPSSGDVPVPLPFFVRTSNQGNSSSDARDMYVPNPSCKDFPKYEWIGQLMGAALRSKEFLILSLPALVWKQLAGEEVSWSKDFATVDSELVKLLELLEGVDREAFEFMFGRELTYTTVLSDQRMVELIPKGSGTVVRYEDRKEFIRLVQRARMEESKEQIAAMRAGLLRVVPQPVLDLLTWQQLEKVVCGDPEITVAELRKFITFEDFSSNDSRVQNFLEALNNFTSEDLSRFLKFVTGRSRLPVQITVYPERESLDVLDLMPQASTCSGTFFLPNYSSAKACEELLRYAVYNCVSIDTDKEPWDE, from the exons ATGTGTGCGGGCGGGGAAGCCCCGCACCAGGTGCTGGGCCGGCTGCGGTTCCTGCTGCAGTGCAGCGAGTGCttccgccgggcccggccgctgcccgccgccctcTGCTACGTGCCGCGGGAGGTGCAGTACAAGATCTGCAAGgaccccaccgccgccgccgccgccgcccgcagcctgCTCAGCGTGTGGGACAGCCCGGGGCCGGCGCGGGGCGGCAAGCGGGCGGCGAGGGCCACCATCGAGGTGCGGAAGGGCGGctgcctccgcgccaccggcgagGAGTACTGCAACGGCGCCGGGCTCTGGGTCAAGCTCAGCAAG gagcagctggaggagtaCACGGGCAACCATGACCTGGCTGAGGGCTGGCTCCTGGCGCAGAGGTTTGGAGAGGGAGGAGATAAGTTGGTGCGGGTTGAGTCCGTGGAGAAGATCCAGTGGCAGCACCAAACGCTCGGGGTGGATTATAAACCCGCGGTCAG ctgggaacAAGTGGTGGACCTGACGTACCCCGTGCGCCTGGGAGAGAAGCCGATACTCATAGAGCAGGATGAGACCGCTGTGCAGAAGTTTCG GTCCGTGCCCCCTGGATGGAGCTACGAGCATGACATGGAGCTGGGGTGCTTCCTGTACGATCACAAGAAGAGGGAGCTGCAGCGTGAGGACTGCACCAAGGAGCACCTCAGCAGCATCGAGGTCTCCTCGCAGGTG GAGGACTGTGGCGTGGCCCATCTGACCGACAACCAGACATACACCTCCTGGGAGAGCAACGGGCCCCCGGGGCAGCACTGGGTGCGGCTCAACATGAAGAAAGGCACCATTGTCAA GAGGCTGTGGCTGATGCTGGATGGGCAGGCCAGCTCTTACATACCCAGGCGAGTGGCTGTGTACGGTGGGGCACCGAACAGGCTGCAGCACCTGAGAACCGTCCTTATTAATGA GAACAGCTTCCAGGATGTCTGCATCCTCCGTGACATGAAGACCCACCTGCCCGTGCTGGAGATCCGCATCCTGGAGTGCCGGG ACCAAGGGTACAACGTCCGCCTGCGAGGGATTAAGATCAGGTCCTTCTGGGAGTGGGACCTCATCCTCAACGCCGACATGTTCCAGCCAGCCCAGCTGGTGCGCTACCCTCTCCTGGAAGGGGTGGATGCCGATGTGCTGTACCGGCGGGCCGTGCTCATCCAGAG GTTCGTCCAGCTCCTGGACAGTGTCCTGCATTACCTGATCCCCTTCCCTGAGGACAGCATCGGCACCTTCGATGCACTCAGG AGCATGAAGCCGTTCCTGCTGCTGTCCAAGCAGAGCGCAGCCCTCATCACCCACTGTCTCCGGTCCTCGGAGAGCACCCCCCCTCACACCCTGCCAAAGCTGTACATCAACCGGCACCTGGCCTGGGAGCACCGTGCTAACCCCGCGCTGGACCCCAGCTGCAGGAACGCCGTCTTCACCCAG CTGTACGAAAGCCTCAGATCTTCCAAGAGCAGTCAGCCCCTGGACTACAG GTGGCCCCTGAGCTACAGCCAGTGGTGGGAGTGTGAGTTCATCACCGAGGGCATCGTCGACAACG GCGGTGGTTTTCGGGACAGCCTGTCGGACGTGTCGGAGGAGCTGTGTCCCAGTTCAGGCGATGTCCCTGTGCCTCTGCCCTTCTTCGTGCGCACCTCCAACCAG GGTAACAGCAGCAGCGACGCCAGGGACATGTACGTCCCCAACCCCTCCTGCAAGGACTTCCCCAAGTACGAGTGGATCGGGCAGCTgatgggagcagccctgaggagcaaGGAGTTTCTG ATCCTGTCCCTGCCGGCGCTGGTGTGGAAACagctggcaggggaggaggtCAGCTGGAGCAAGGACTTCGCCACCGTGGACTCGGAGCTG GtgaagctgctggagctgctggagggggtgGATAGGGAAGCCTTCGAGTTCATGTTTGGCAGAGAGCTGACCTACACGACGGTGCTCAGTGACCAGCGCATGGTGGAGCTGATCCCCAAGGGCAGCGGCACCGTGGTGCGCTACGAGGACCGCAAAGAGTTCATCCGCCTGGTGCAGAGGGCTCGGATGGAGGAGAGCAAGGAGCAG ATCGCGGCCATGCGTGCTGGGCTGCTCCGTGTGGtgccccagcctgtgctggaccTGCTCAcctggcagcagctggagaaggtggtCTGTGGGGACCCTGAGATCACGGTGGCCGAACTGCGGAAGTTCA TCACATTTGAGGACTTTTCTTCCAATGACAGCCGTGTCCAGAACTTCTTGGAGGCGCTCAACAACTTCACCAGCG